TTTTACTCTGCTCCTCATTCACTCACCCAATAGTACTAGTGGAATACCCCTATCAGTTTCACCCTCCTCCTCATTCCCTCACCCAGTAGTACTATTGAAATACCCCTATTAGTTTTACCCTGCTCCTCATTCCCTCACCCAGTAGTATTAGTATAATACTCCTATCAGTTTCACTCTCTTCCTCATTCCCTCACCCAGTAGTACTAGTGAAATACCCCTATCAGTTTTACTCTGCTCCTCATTCACTCACCCAATAGTACTAGTGGAATACCCCTATCAGTTTTACCCTGCTCCTCATTCCCTCACCCAATAGTACTAGTGGAATACCCCTATCAGTTTCACCCTCCTACTCACCCAGTTTCCCAGTAGCACCAGGAAAGCACCCTAATCAGTTTAACCCTCCTATTCATCCACTCCTCAGTAGctagggttgtcacctcagccatgttttcctgggcacttatgagttatacatgttgctgggtgtgcagaggggaacatgcattgcacCTCtgcacagcacacaaatagtgaccctggaaaGCACTATACATGTTTCTCCTTGTACACCCTGCAttatgtgtaactcatagctgtccaggaaaacatggccgaggtggcatccCAACCAGTAGCACTAGGGGAATACCTTGAGCACTTCCATCCTTCTCCTCATTCACTCTTCCAGTAGCACTAGCAAGGCACCCTCTTGACCTCTattcaattaaatatttatttttcaggcttttctctctctttctgtctctactTTTCAGCTATTAAACGCACAACATCTTGTGCCAATGCATCTCCGACTATCAAGCTGTTTATGCTTGAGCTGTTTTGATAGGAGGTTGGAATTTAATTGACGGAAATTAATTTCTTGATtgtttatatagtaaatatttatCAAACTAGGTTTTCAAGCAGTATTGTGTCTAACTGTAAGATAACAGCATATAGATATACACCTTCCTATTgaattttattttctttagttttcATTTGAAAGATATTTCTCGTCCACCCCCCCCCCTCATAACGAAAGAAGACAAAAAGCCAAGTGAAGATTTTATTGTTTATAAGCAAAATTATGCAACACAGGAAGATACAGATTCCAAATCAAACAAGCAAGTTCTATAGTAGACTAGCACCATCCCCTGAGAAGCTGACGTTACATTctcttaaatggacattgtactgtgcttttttcctttaatttgtttccaataacTCCAGCTACAGAGTATTGACATttcttgtgtttattttttaattttatttgaaatagctcTTTGAAACTACAATGGTTCTCAAGAACACGCACAATCAAATCGGCTAATCCTGATGGAAGAGCAAGCCTCATTATCTTATCTAAATCTCTGAACCCAAGAGTGTCTCAAAATCCTCCATACCCTTGTTCTACTATTAGAAAGACTGTGTATGCGAAGCTAGAAACAGATGCAACTGAATATATGATAAAAACAGCAGGATTTGATTGTTATTTGCTGAACAAAATGATTTTTATCAGTACAAGGCGCTACCTGTTACAGTCGCTCTCTCTCCTCTGTAAGATTTTCCATTCTAGAGAGAGCTATTATTTTCTAAAGAAGACAGATCACCACTGAGTGAGGTCTACTTAAGCAAGGGTCAGCGTGTTATTTCACTCAATATGGCTGAGGATTTTAGAGTCAGGCCCTTTCTCTAtactcaaaggccaatacttagatACTGAAATTTTCACTATGGTTGGTGGTGTCAATGAACAAAACTagctatttaaattacaaaaataaacctaaagaaacaCATTTAGTACTCAGCTGGTGAACACGTCACTGAGAATATATAAGGGAAAAATACAATGCATTGTCCATTTAAACTGCATTTTCTGACTGAGCTTGGGAAATATATGCACGTGCAAGAAGATAAATCATATGAATTTGATGTGCAGGATAAGGTGGATCCATCAAATCACTGTGAGGGACTTCAATCTGAGATTTTTCAGGTTCATATATGGGAGAATTGTTGCCTGTTTGCGGAACGGGAAAACGATTTCATCACCGCCGGGCAATATCACTTTAATTTTATTCCCTTGGTACACAAATAAGAGCTGAAAAAGAAATGAGATTATTAAGGTCTGAACAAAACAAGTGACATCAActctatttattataaataaagcaGGATTTAGTTCCTAAAGTAGAATCTAATCATCTTTTTAAGcagctttcaaatgtactcctattgtcattgtctttgttctcttgctatctttagatgaaaaagcaggaatttaaaggtgctgaaccaaatatgggctggctcctaagctttatattcctgctttttaaataaagatagcaagagaatgaagaaaattgataggagtaaattagaaagttgctcaaaattctatgttctgtctgaatcatgaaagaaacaattgggtttagtatccctttaatatatgaatGTAATAATGGTACCATGTTTTACAGAATATTTTAATGAGTGAGGAGGACTCACTGAGGTTTCTTCGCCTTTTTTGAAGGGGAAAACATATTCTGTCTGCTGATCTCGGCCCCATATTCCATCTGTTTTTGTGTTTAATGCAATTACTTTTCTGTCTTTATAAAATTCAAAGCGAGGGCTGAAGTGGAACAGAAAGTTGTTTTCATCTGTACCTAGATTTATCTGAAAActgaaaaagaaaacatatataagtgGAAGTCATTACACACGCACAAATGCAATCACATAATACTCAAGTAAACATGTGCACacatttgaagattcaaatcagccaataggaatgcaagggtccccctatataaaaggggtacctcacattcactatttagtgtgcggctggagaccataTGAAGATCGCAAGAGGAGGACTGACGTGACCACCGACATCACCGGGATGAGAAAGCTAgaccaccgcctggaagaagatggatgaagatgccgggATGAAGAAGGATGAAGATGCCAGGATGAAGATGCCGGGATGAAGAAAGATGAAGATACCGGGATGAATAAGGATGAAGATGCCGGGATGAAGAAGGATGAAGATGCTGGGATGAAGAAGGATGAAGATGCTGGGATGAAGAAGGATGAAGATGCTGGGATGAAGAAGGATGACCGCCGCCCATCCTcaacggtgagtaccaactttggggttagtgttagtttgtttttttgtttttttgttttttatagattaggttttttttttatttttttgggcagcaaaagagctgaatccccttttaagggcaatgcccatccaaatgttcttttcagggcaatgggttatttagatttttttagttaggtattttttattttgagggggttgggggatgtaatgttagtggggttagtgtgtttttttcctaaaagagctgatagctttagggcaattccctacaaaaggtcattttaagggctattggcagtttattttagaatagtacttttttattttggtgttgttttgttttgttatgataatttcttttttatattctgtaatgttagtttttttattttttgtaatgttagtttttttaatatttttcagtaatggtatgtttttttataatagtagtgtttttttctgtaatgtaaggttttcttttgtgtattttttacagttacttaagggatattttaatttgggttaggtTAGGAGATTTAAagtttagtttataactttgccatgtggggggatgggggtataggggttaatactttatttatgtagttagcaatgtgggggtggcggtttaggggttaatagtttatttatgtaatttgtgctgtgggggatggtggttcaggagttaatagtttattaagatagtttgtgatgtggggaatGACGGTTTGGGagttattagtttaaattagtgttttcTATATGGGggttggccgtttaggggttaataggcttatggtagggtgtttttggtagggtttttttccattgacttctatggggaatgagaaaatgctAGGTCGTTTTTTCTCCATTAATTTCTTAGGGGGAATACATGTACGCGCAGGTGAAAACTTCGCTTAGGGTTTTTTGTGCCTTTCAGGTTATCGCTagcgcaaaataattttttatttaacttgtaataccagtggaacCCGACAACAGCAAAAAGCCTGTCACTAGCGGTGTTTTCACTAGCgcaaaaacaattttactgtgacGCTTGTAATCTAGcgcatatttgggtttcatatgcctttgacCAGTTTGCAGGGGGGAGTATTTCTACAGTACCAACACTTTCTACCACATTAAAACATTTTAGTACtgcagtatattgtccctttagttATGTATATTAGTTAAATAACCTTTGGgatgttttaaacttttttatacATCACAGAATATATGAGATGccctatcactatatacagtatattactatCCTCAGCAGAAAGGGTGTGATGCGCAGATACAGATATAGACCCCATGCTTTCTacgtgtacggagcagcagatacaTCACTTACGTTGAAGCATTTTCATCAATAATTCCGGTTACTGTCAGGATTTGTCCTGGACTCAGGTTCAGGTTCGTTATTGTCAGCAGAGACGCCACCAATGGAACTATCTAAAATAGTCAGATATTGTATTGTCAATAtcattaatatcattattatatgttatttataatgcacattttaTGCAGCTTGATACAGGGACACAATAAAATACACAGCACATAGGCAATACATCCATCCCAAACCATACAACATACACAACTtttcaaatgacttctattatcaagattgcttcattctcttgttatcttttgttgaaggagcaacaatgcattacaggGAGCAAGCTGAGCACATCtaatgagacaatgacaagaggcatacgtgcagccaccaatcagcagctagctccttatAGTTCATTGCTGTTCttaaacctacctacacttttcaataaaggataccaaaagaacaaagcaaattgggaaACCACAAATTGTTTATTTAGACTTTAGTTATATAAAACAGATAGAAGAGAGGAAAGTAAGAGTGTAAATATAATAAGCAATAAGAATCAGGGAATATTTAACTGCAGTGTAGGATCCATCTTTAATAGTGTTCATCTTCTATTCCTGCTAGTTTAGGGACAGATTATGAGAGGAGCGCAAAATTTAGCTTTTGCAAGGACGATATTTAAGAtccacacaaatgtgcgctggtattacaagttaggtgctcacgagagtgcacttccataggctccaatgggagccttgttcttatgtcgaagggggtaagtcgcacagcgatgggcagcaaattgaaatatatatctacagtatatgaatatacacactaacatgtaaatatatatctatatgaatatacacacactaacacgtaaatatatatctatatgaatatacacacactaacactagtgatgtcgcaaacctaaaattttgcgttcgcgaacgacgaacgcgaacttccgcaactgttcgcgagcaggcgaaccgggcgaaccgccatagacttcaataggcaggcgaattttaaaacccacagggactctttctggccacaatagtgatggaaaagttgtttcaagggtactaacacctggactgtggcatgccggaggggaatccatggcaaaactcccatggaaaattacatagttgatgcagagtctggttttaatccataaagggcatacatcacctaacattcctaaattgtttggaataacgtgctttaaaacatcaggtatgatgttgtatcgttcaggtagtgtaagggttacgcccgcttcacagtgacagaccaaactccccgtttaaagggacagtctacaccagaatttttattgttttaaaagatagataatccctttattacccatttcccagttttgcataactaacatatttataataatatacttttaacctctgtgattatcttgtatctaagcctctgcaaactgccccttttttcagttcttttgacagacttgcagtctagccaatcagtgcctgctcccagataacttcttgtgcacgagcacagtgttatctatatgaaatacgtgaactaacaccctctagtggtgaaaaactgttaaatgcaatctgaaagaggtgggtttcaaggtctaagaagcatatgaacctcctaggttaagctttcaactaagaataccaagataacaaagcaaaattggtgataaaagtaaattggaaaattgtttaaaattacatgctctatctgaatcatgaaagtttattttggcctagactgtccctttaacgcaccgcaaacaaccgcaaacagtccatttgcacaaccgcaaactccccattttttttaaatctacactactgttacaccagatatgagttgcactggggtgacactgtgccctggcaggaaggcactgaaacgcacacgtgtgaaggaaactgactgctattatttaacacagtcaaaaaaaagtgttgttgttttttaaatctacactactgttacaccagatatgagttgcactggggtgacactgtgccctggcaggcaggcactgaaacgcacacgtgtgaaggaaactgactgctattatttaacacagtcaaaaaagtgttgtttttttttaaatatacactactgttacaccagatatgagtggtggcactgggcaagtgggcacagtatacactatgagcctgacacacacgctggcaggcaggcaactgcaattagattacacatgaaaaaaaaaaaagcagacatgttctagccctaaaaagggctttttggggtgctgtccttacagcagatatcagatgagtccttcaggactgtagtggacactgaatacactagcctagctatcgatttccctattaaatcagcagcagctacactgtccctcctctcactaagaatgcagcttccaaatgaatctaaaatggatgctgtccaggaggtaggagggtctgggagggagggtctgctgctgattggctggaatgtgtcttctgactgtgaggtacagggtcaaagtattactcaatgatgacgaatagggggcggatcgaacatcgcatatgttcgcccgccgcggcaaacgcaaacaagctatgttcgccgggaactattcgctggtgaactatttgcgacatcactaactaacacgtaaatatatatctatatgaatatacacatactaacacgtaaatatatatctatatgaatatacacatactaacacgtaaatgtatatctatatgaatatacaaacACTAACACGtaaatgtatatctatatgaatatacacatactaacacgtaaatgtatatctatatcaatatacacacactaacacataaatgtatatctacagtatatgaatatatacacattaacacgtaattatatatctataagaatatacacacactaaaacgtaaatatatatctatatgaatatatacatactaacacgtaaataaatatctatatgaatatacacaaactaacacgtatatatatatatatatctatgttaatatacacacactaacacgtaaatatatatctatatgaatatacacacacaacatgtaaaaatatatctatatgaatatacacatactaacacgtaaatatatatctatatgaatataaaaacactaacacctaaatgtatatctatatgaatatacacacactaacacgtaaatgtatatctatatgaatatacacatactaacacgtaaatgtatatctatatcaatatacacacactaacacgtaaatgtatatctacagtatatgaatatatacacattaacacgtaattatatatctataagaatatacacacactaacacgtaaatatatatatatctatatctatatgaatatatacatactaaaacacgtaaatatatatctatatgaatatacacacactaacacgtaaatatatatctatatggatatacacaaactaacacgtatatatatatatatatatatatatatgaatatacacacaacacgtaaaaatatat
The nucleotide sequence above comes from Bombina bombina isolate aBomBom1 chromosome 7, aBomBom1.pri, whole genome shotgun sequence. Encoded proteins:
- the LOC128666533 gene encoding galectin-1-like; amino-acid sequence: MALIVPLVASLLTITNLNLSPGQILTVTGIIDENASTFQINLGTDENNFLFHFSPRFEFYKDRKVIALNTKTDGIWGRDQQTEYVFPFKKGEETSLLFVYQGNKIKVILPGGDEIVFPFRKQATILPYMNLKNLRLKSLTVI